AAGCATACACATATATTTTGATCCCAATGTTTTCCATCGCTGGATTCAGCATACTTTATATTATAACAAGGCGTGTCCGGACTTTTCCATCCTGTTCCTGACACGTACCACATACGAAATATTGAAGATTTTTTATCAAATAAGACCCATGGAGCAGTAAGAACATGAAAAGGCTCACTGTCTGACAGTGTAAAGATTGGGGCTCTGCTCACTCTCGTATATTTGTTTCCCGCGATTTGTATTGCTAGGCCCCCAAATAATCCAAATCTGACAGTTGATCTAGGTTTCCAACCTATATAGTAAAGCAATTTTGTAATATTTTCACTGCTGACCACAGACGATGGTGAGACTCCATTATCATCAAAACATCCCAATTCTCCTGGCTGAAATACTGTTTCTACGCTTTTTCCAGATATGTGTGGAAAAGGTTCCATATCTATATGAATTCGTCTTATGAATGATCGGTTTTTTGCGTCTCTGTCCGCGAAAAGTACTGCTATAACTGAATTTTGAATTGATTCTACTACCGGGAGCATGAAGTGCTGAATATCAGTATCAAATTTATTTTTCACTATTTCACGGGAAACAATTGGTTTGTCTGCAAGTTTGAATTTCATTTGTTATCAAAAGATATTTGCTGTGGACGAGTCACTTGAGATTATTCTGCCAGGTAGACCCATGACAACTGATGAAGAAGGTATATCCCTCAAGATGTTTGCTCCTGCACCAATCACAGCCCTTTCTCCAATATGGAGGCCATCTCTAATTGTACTATTGACTCCTATAAAGCATGATTCTCCGATAGTGCACCTCCCACTAATTACAACATGGGATGTCACGAATGAGTGAGATTCAAGCTTTGAATGATGTCCAAAATGATTTCCACTCCACATAATTACATTATTTCCGATCTCTGCAAAGTGTTGTATAACATTGTTTTCTAATATAAAACAGTTTTCCCCAACCTTTGCTGTTGAAAAAATAAGTGCATGCGGGCTTATATAAGATATAAAGTTATACCCTTTTGTTTTTGCTGTCATATAACGACTTTTTCTTGTTTCATTCACTTCTCTTGAACTCATAACAATAAGCATTTTGCAGCTCTCGGGCGGAACTTTTTTCTCAATAGTTTCAAATTCATATAAAGGTAATCCAAAATAAGCTTCCTCAGAGATATAATTCGAATCGCATGTAAAACCAACTACTTCATAGCGCGGATCTGCCTTTAAATAAGTATATACAATTTCGGCCATTTGGCCATTTCCATAAATCAATATTCGTTCAACCATAGTTTAGGAAACCTGTGATAACTTTAATCGTAGATTTTAGCTCATCGCTTTTTCCGTTGTTGATTGGAAAGTTCAATATACGATTCGTGAAATCCGTCGCTTGCGACTTTTCTTTCTGATGAAACCCTAATATAAGAGGTAGAGAGGGATAAAGCTTATTGGCACTTAAATCACAAGCCCACAATCTTTGAAGCAATTCATCCCTAGAATTTTTTGATTTCATTAAAATCGAAAACCTCCATAAAACATCAGTGTCTTTTGAATCTAAGATTCTTATTTGGCCTGAGTATGGTTTTAATAGGGTTGTTACATATCTAGTTGTTTTTTTGTATTGAGCACAAATCTCATTTACAGTTTGCAATTTTCTTTCTATATCTTGTTTTTT
Above is a window of Synechococcus sp. BIOS-U3-1 DNA encoding:
- a CDS encoding acetyltransferase, whose product is MVERILIYGNGQMAEIVYTYLKADPRYEVVGFTCDSNYISEEAYFGLPLYEFETIEKKVPPESCKMLIVMSSREVNETRKSRYMTAKTKGYNFISYISPHALIFSTAKVGENCFILENNVIQHFAEIGNNVIMWSGNHFGHHSKLESHSFVTSHVVISGRCTIGESCFIGVNSTIRDGLHIGERAVIGAGANILRDIPSSSVVMGLPGRIISSDSSTANIF